The genome window ATCTCCTGAGCCTGGaatcctccaccttcaacaccaccagtcaggtggaggaagataagagaacccagttggtcaaaaaaagtaagaacatttctaTCTACAAAACATAACGAAACATTTCAGATGGAGCTGCACAGAGTTGAGCTGAAAGTTagaaactggttctgtttgctgtctgtgattattttcctttttaactcttttgtcttttctttttttttcatttctccgtcaactcatgtcacacgacttgagttgaccaacaattaaagcagaagacctgctccacctgctgttCTACTGGTTGGAAGagattgtggaaaaggtgaggacatgatgatgacttGATCAGAAAGTCTCCTTCAGTCATCTGTTATTTAgactgaatgtgtgtctgattaTGTGTTGATTCTCCAGGATCAGCGAGACAAGACAAGACTGGACCaatgaggagagagaagacacagaggactgaGGAGACGCTGGAAATCCTGCTGGAAATCCAGAGAAGATGTTTCCTGATGCATCAGGGGGACAACTGAGGACGGGACACAgcataaagagacagagatcaTGTGAAGTAGGTCCTTCAATAACAAACTAACATTTGCCAACTATGTTAATTTAGTTactgttttgttgcagttaaaaCAAGCGAATGTAGGGTAAGAATCGACAGTAGCCAGCAGACAAATAATTATCCAGTTAGTGAATCTCCAGTTAGTGGATTTGCAATATTACCTGTGCTAAACAAGAAACAAGATTAGAGATATtaatgtttatgtgtgactgtaAAACATCAATTTAATATCATGCTCTTTTTAGTATCATTAAAGTGATGGttattctgaatgttttctagATTCAAGGATGGCCTTTCAACCCTGGATGTCATTTATGCTTCGGAGCTTCATTCTTCTGTGTTCAGGCCCTTTATGTGCACAAGGGTGGAAAAGCTGACATCAGAAATGTTAGAGGAAATCTGTGAAGTTCAGCTCAGCGAAAAGGACAGCACCAGACGACAAGAAGAAACCAGACTGCTAGGATTCTCCTTGAGACAGACCAAACCTCGCTTTCCTGTTCAAACACTGTCAAGATACCAAAGCCCAAAACAAATGATCAATTCCAAAAAACATGGACTTTGGGATAAAAACTCTTTGGACTTTATTAAGTTCAAATACAGaatcacaaaacataaatgtggatGTTGGCCTGTGAAGGCAGATGTTAACTTGTGAAACCTGCTCTGTTCAACTGTCACTACCAACTGTTATGACTATTGTTGAAAACTGTTGTAATGCTTCattgtatttacatgtaaatattagaaatgaacatttttatgtcatcaaaaattgttgcaataaaaagtgacatactATTAACACAtggctgatttttgttttattttgacaaattatttttgaaagctgCCAAACAGGCAACAAATTAACCAGatgttaatgaaataaataagaaaaacaacaaaaacaaccttgtTAGGTAGGTGGTACATGACATCCGGTTTACCAGTGAGACTGTTGAACAGGTCTGATGGTATTTGTAGTCCATCTTTCCTTTCATCAATGTCACATTGCAGCAAACCCATGAACACAAACCGCACTAGACACATCTGCTCATAACTGCCACTAAAGACGTGTCTTTGCTTCAGATCATCCAGAACTGGGActaacaacaaagcaaaattataacaaatgaaggaaaattTCAGCAGGAAAGACAAACAGTCTAGAATGGCATCATTGGTTTCCATAAAATTGATACTTTCTTTAATTTGCTCTTCACCTTGTGCcaagaactgaacattttacCCACATGAAAAACAGAACACTTGAACTGTCCTGGATGTTGACCACAGAAGTCACAAAACATGGAACATGgccaccttaaaaaaaaaaaaaaagatacagttGAAACAGATATTTATACACCAAGAGAAAGATACAAacatctctctctgtgtctgtatAGACAGATTCACATCCATCTATATGCCTGGTACGGCATGACCTCAGGTCATCTCCTCTctcgaccagagtcagagagcgttagggcagtggtcaagacgagatgagaggagtagagcttgtgagttttaggtctggttcacacggcacgatttaaggattgtcggacgattttccaaacttctgtgaccacagagccgataaaagtccaacaggttcgatcggttcgtgtgtccagccacacggcaggagcaacacaccaccaCACAAACCGATTCCAggagaaaatccagtaaaactcCCAACATATCAtacatgaatttagaataatcaaacacggatgacgatgtagaagcagcagtgttAGTTTGTGACCTCATTTTAAGGATAAAAgacataacaaaaagaaaaggcggtTGATAAAAGATGGcaggagcagccgctctatttgctgcactataacttggaggtgagttatgtttttttgtagttaacatttttaactgaataaacttttccacatataataaaaatatataaaaatgacctttacatatagtaataaacatttccacatatcacctccgatgtccaccggactctcagttgccatgtcaactgtttttgattcccctccgttcttacgtcaccgcgctttctgattggctacctgtcacatttaACTGcctgcgttctcgctcccagtcagtGAAAACCCTACAGGCCGCTAAAATCAAGCTAAGACAATGTTAAATATGCCCGATTTTAGATCGGGCATATTCTCTGCTTCACGGCAGAGAGAAGTTTTCCAATTTGAAGGACCGAAACTGACATAGTTAAGAATGAAAGCAGAACTATTATATacaagggcgtaggtttggtctaagttttggtgggaccttacaacttactgaccAACCCCCAACCCCCGCACCGACCATTCTTGACCAGTGGGGAGGGCGGGGGGAGAACCACATTGGCTTAATAACCCCCTGAAGCTCCAGCCACCCCTCCATCGTTCTGCTCTGCCCcttgctctgctgtctgagcatcctatgtgaaaaaatattacataattaacagacctattctacctcacattcagtgctgaccttactaaacaccggactttacaacaaatgcgtTGCGTGATAGATATCGAACTTATGGGTCCActcactgtacttacagccgaggtagcgaaataacttctaatgtctgtcgtccttttcttttttggtggcgacatggtctcggagactcataataaatgtcaatctcagaaggagacgcgttcactttcagcaccatggaccaagcttccgttccacgtgtggccagctggccgccgcctGTTGCAGCTAATCAAATAACGTAGATCCACGTTTTTTGAGCCAATAGCGGCATGGGTCGTCATAGTTCAGAacagcaaattttaaaatgaatgctacgaCTGCGtagtatattaaaatattaaactaatcaatgtagattttcgtttatttattttgtttttgttaaaaaatacatatgtttttttttttatcaatatggCAAACATTGGTCGgaactattttatatcccttgaatattggttgtgacatgtcacgaccgtccatacccaaacctacgcccatgatAATATCGCACcagtaatgtttgttttaaagatttcattGTGGACTCAAACTggttggccagtaggtggcagcataGACACCTCGATACTTGTATTATATCTCTCACGCAGCAGCGCGTGCGTTCGTCACTGATAGTCATGGAAACGACGTTAGCGTTAGCAACCCTATAAATCGCCGTGACCGTCGGAATTCTTCCCCTTTGCGACTGGACTTTTGAAGGAGACGCCTGAAAGAGCCTTAACAGCCCCGGAAGGTTTGAACTTGTTGAGAAAGTCTGCTTAGCAAAACTCGCTGAAGAAGCACTTTGCTGAAAACGCACTTGCTGACGAAGCCTGCGGTTGAAAAACCTACGAAAGATGGATCCTGGTCAGGACAAGCACCAGCAGGGTGACCACCCGGAAGGTTAATGTCGTTCttctactatttttaataaacgaaAGCAAGTTATTACTAAGATATTAGTgagttgtttagtttattttgtgtttgtgtgtgtttttaaagaaattccgACTGCTATATAGAAACAATATAATTACTTTGCTAGCATAAATCCTTCTTATCTAATGAGCCTTTTTCTTGACTGAAATTCGCTGTAAATGTCAGGAATGTTCAACTGTGATGTAGTGATTTaggaaatatatgtttttagttAATTATGGTCAAATTAGTTCAATTAATGTTAAGCTTATAatttgaccgttattttttgaaaaatgcgtGATAAACAatcagtttccatggatacgctaaatgaaatatattaaatatttaattttatttttttaaatttctttgttagattactgaaatttgTGGATAAATGTCTGTGATGTTAACACACtagtgtttgaataaaatgttatgctggtttgaaaaaacagttaaatgtcCAATTCTTGGAAAAATAGATGGTTCTTGGTCgttactatgttattttttgaaaaatgccctcataaacatatttggtttccatggaaataaccGGTTTATTAGGACACTGGAAGACGCTTTACATAATATCAGTAATATGCATTCATGCACACGTTCATGGTGATACGCtaatggattgtagccacagccgTTATATCAGGCCATTGGCCCGTCTGACCAGACCCAGCAGGAAAGGTGGGAGAAGTGTCTTGACCAAGGACTCAAGGACAGAGATGGGCCATTGCAGTGCAAACTCCTACCACTccgttttgtgtgtgtgtgtgtgtgtgtgtgtgtgtgtgtgtgtgtgtgtgtgtgtgtgtgtgtgtgtgtgtgcgcattaGGCAATGAATCATGTTTAGTCATAGAGATCATCAGTGAAAGCtggttttcacaaacaaaataatgatttctttgtgaaaatcaGCTTCGATGACTTTGGTGTCCAGTTCTTGGATGACTGGTTGgttctttgtccattttttgaaaaatgcccaTACAAATGTATTTAGTCTCCAAGGATACATTGGTAAAATGACTtccataaaataattaaagaaacacttttgaaaCATGTACCTTCTATAGTATCCCTAAATTATTTAGCTGTAATTCTAGAAATGTCACGAATGCGTACGGTGATgatcttattttgtttgaagacaaaataagattaatcagattacttttaatcatttttaaaatgattaaaacagaaaagcaaaactagATTGTTCTTTACCTAATTTTTTTATACACCctgacaaacatgtttgttttccatgaaTGCACTGATCTGAATACAATAAATAAGCttattacttaaaatatataaacacattttttttctaatgatagACTTCAATATGCGTGTTTAGTTTTCCTACATTGGTGAACTGatctgaaaagaagaagaaacatttaaattaaaataaattttgatgaCTTTGGTGTTCAATTTAGGAAATTGTGACTCTTTGAAAAACATAGCTTAGGAAggtataatttgcatttttgggatgaaacatatttgtgagttaattggatttttgtgatttaaatgttaGTTATTTGAAATTTTGGAAAATGACAGTAATGCtgtttgcagttgttttgaaaatatgttgttgtttattttttttgttgctgttttgttgttactaaagattagtttatttattctatttcacATTTCACTCCCCATCAGTTTCTGAAGACAAGGGAGAGGAGTCACACAGGACTTCACCTCCAATCACGGTGAGTAgtactaccagctccagtgaAGACAAGGTTGGTAATAAaagtactagcagctccagtacTAGTAGCTCCAGCACTAGCAGGTCCAGTGGCAGcggtactagcagctccagtggcagcggtactagcagctccagtggcagcGGTACTAGCAGGTCCAGTGGCAGCCGTACTAGCAGGTCCAGTGGCAGCAGTACTAGCAGGTCCAGTGGCAGCCGTACTAGCAGCTCTAGTGGCAGCAGTACTAGTAGCAGCAGCTCTAGTTATAGTtgtactagcagctccagtgaaGACGAGGTTGGTAATGACTGTACTACCAGCTCCAGTCCGACAGTGGACCGTTCTTACGCTGTGTTAGAGCTGCTGGAGGTTCTCCCTCcaaaatttaaatacacatgGGACATCGGGATGGCTCAGCAGCCTCAAGAGCCCATTTTGCGTCTACAGGACTCCAGACAAATTGGGACCTCTCAACCTTACCAGGTAGGTTTGGAAGAGGACGCGGGTCATGTGATGACTGGCATGaacagaaagagaacaaaagccagtgatgctgaagaggagTCCCCCACCAAGAAGACTAGGCACAGTGTTGGTGAAGAGGATCCCGTTTTGTCATCCCCTGTCACCAGTCCCTCACAATACATGGTGCATGAGGATTCCGTTTGGTCACATCCTTTCCTCAGTCCCTTATGTATATTGGCACATGAGGATCTTGATTGGTCATCCCCTGAGATCAGCCCCTCACAGTACATAATGCATGAGGAGCCTTTTCTGTCCTCCACTGTCTTATGTCCCTCACCATTGGATCTAATTTTGGAGGATCCAATTTTGCCACCCTCTGTCTTCAGTTCTTCACCAATTCCTTATGAAGAACACCTTCTGTTATTCCCTGCCATCAGTCCTCCACAAAGGCTAGGTTTGGAAGAGGAACCGGGTCATGTGACATCTGtcacctgcagaaagaggacaaagggcagtgatgctgaagaggagccccctggCAAGAAGACTAGGCACAGTGTTGCTGAAGAGTTTCCCATTCTGTCATCCCCTGTCATCGGTCCCTCACAGTACATTTTGCCCGAGGATCCTTTTCTGTCACCCACTGTGTCCACTGTCTTTAGTCCCTCACCATTGGAACCAATTTTTGAGGATCTAATTTTGCCAGCCTGTGTCTTCAGTCCTTCACCTACATTGGCATTTGAGGATCCCATTCTGTCTTTCCCTGTTCTTGGTCTCTCACCATCAGCACATGGCAATGATTCAAGTTTGTCATCCCCTGAAGACTGTATCTGGGTGGAGTCTGAAGAGGACACAGAAGAGGAACCAATACCATCAACAGCTGGGATTGGACCAGACGGAATTAGAGTAAGAGAGAGTTTCAGACAAGCGTGGTTTAGACCTCACTACGACTTGTCAAGTGACTCTGATTAGATTGGGATCTTGAAAAACTGAAGACCTACCTGAGAAGTCCCATTGGTATATcatcatttctctgttgtttttgttaaagccaATGGCTTtctagcaggaccgaggatgccttaggtagcgacttgcgccggggcttttctttatcccgctgctagattttagatgttaaggatactagcaggaccgaggatgccttaggtagcgacatgcgccggggcttttctttatcccgctgctagattttagatgttaaggatactagcaggaccgaggatgccttaggtagcgacttgcgccggggcttttctttatcccgctgctagattttagatgttaaggatactagcaggaccgaggatgccttaggtagcgacttgcgccggggcttttctttatcccgctgctagatttttttattttagatgttaaggattcTAGCAGGACAGGCAATGCTGACTTTTTTGCtgttaataaaattaatgactAAATGCTGGAGGAGGCTAATTTAAATTTACGACAAACAAGACCATAttgctgaacaaaaaacactaaaaggagTCGGACATGGCTGGTGCGTAAAAGATAAATGCTAAAAGGAATGAGACAATGATTAATACTAAATCTAAAACAATCTTACTGGGTAAAAATCAAACCTCAAAACGATTAAGACAACGCGGCTCGGGACACTAGAATCAATACAATTGAGACATCACTGCTGCaaattaaactctttaaaatttaaataacgtTTCTGACACTTCTAATTTTTAagacatgaaaaaacacaaatggagaCACAATGTAATTGGTTATAATCGGTATAAACGGATCgaaacagcagttttaaagttataacCATTCTGGTCTGGACATTATAAAATCCACACGAAATGACGCGAATTTACGTATGAAATAACAACGGCAGCGACAGTAAAAACGGACGTTAATTCAAATGTTCAAAGATGtcaagaggaagagagaaatagGCAGGACCTTTGGATCCCGGATATGAACCGTTGATCCACGGATCAATCATTTGGCGGCTGGATTCCTAAACCTTCAAGTCCACATGTTAAAATGTCGttgagcaaaacatttaaactcgGGTGATAATGGTTTTAAAGGTTGGTAATGCTGCTGGGTGTCAAACCTAAAATCTCTTAGGACCGAGAAGAGACAACGCTTTGCGGGACAAATTCATCTCTCTAAGGACGAAGACAACGCTTCTGTGGACAAATGAAATCTTTCAAGTAGTGAggaattttaatcttttaggACTAATATGATGTCATGGTGGACAACTTAAAATGTAgaggaattaaaacaacacgcggagtacaaattaaaatctttaaggataaaagaaaaagacagagataaatatttggttaagGCTTGGTCCAGTGACTTGGACCACCATAGACATATTCTGAGGACCACCAGGAGCTGCAGTCACCTTTCAGGTTAAGGCAAAAGTAAGTATCAGTCCCAGACAGAGCAGCTGGCAGTGAGACTGCTTCTTCCAAGATTCTCTCTGtgcttctgtctctgttttcctctctacTCTCCCATGTTTCAGGGTGTAGTAGCGGTGCTTCCCCACACGGTGCTCTCTAATATAGTTAATTGTTCTCACCTGTTCCTCCACTAATCCACTCTCCCAGTTCTActctttcaggttttagctgctcatcgcTGGATTCTTTCATCgttgtccatgtggttcctgcTTGTAAGTTTTTGCATTCAACAACACATAATATTGCTGGCCTCCTGCTGGCATTGGTGACCAtcagctttaataaataaatatagaaagaaatTCACTATTAGTAGAAAGTGTTCCTCCATATAGAGTTAAATTTACATTAAGTGAGGAAAGTTTGCctgataatattttgtattagagACCAAATTAAAGCAGCAAGTCAATAAAAATTTGGAAGACAGAATTTATGATTGAGAGATTTAATTAAGAGCTTTTATCCAGAGGGAAAGTAGAGAACAGGATCGGAGGGAAGGAAATAGAGAGGATGTGGAGTAAAGATAAACTATTAATctcataaaacaaatagttCATGTGGCCTTATTCATGTGTTACAACACAGAAAGATCCCAAaaagagaatagactttaaaaaatactgacaCTAGTTTCTGATCCCAGGTCCAGACTGCTCAGATCTCTGATGTTCTGATCATCCCAGGTTGGATCTCCTGAGCCTGGaatcctccaccttcaacaccaccagtcaggtggaggaagataagagaacccagttggtcaaaaaaagtaagaacatttctaTCTACAAAACATAACGAAACATTTCAGATGGAGCTGCACAGAGTTGAGCTGAAAGTTagaaactggttctgtttgctgtctgtgattattttcctttttaactcttttgtcttttctttttttttcatttctccgtcaactcatgtcacacgacttgagttgaccaacaattaaagcagaagacctgctccacctgctgttCTACTGGTTGGAAGagattgtggaaaaggtgaggacatgatgatgacttGATCAGAAAGTCTCCTTCAGTCATCTGTTATTTAgactgaatgtgtgtctgattaTGTGTTGATTCTCCAGCATCAGCGAGACAAGACAAGACTGGACCaatgaggagagagaagacacagaggactgaggagacgcagaaaatcctgctggaaatCCAGAGAAGATGTTTCCTGATGCATCAGGGGGACAGCTGAGGACGGGACACAgcataaagagacagagatcaTGTGAAGTAGGTCCTTCAATAACAAACTAACATTTGCCAACTATGTTAATTTAGTTactgttttgttgcagttaaaaCAAGCGAATGTAGGGTAAGAATCGACAGTAGCCAGCAGACAAATAATTATCCAGTTAGTGAATCTCCAGTTAGTGGATTTGCAATATTACCTGTGCTAAACAAGAAACAAGATTAGAGATATtaatgtttatgtgtgactgtaAAACATCAATTTAATATCATGCTCTTTTTAGTATCATTAAAGTGATGGttattctgaatgttttctagATTCAAGGATGGCCTTTCAACCCTGGATGTCATTTATGCTTCGGAGCTTCATTCTTCTGTGTTCAGGCCCTTTATGTGCACAAGGGTGGAAAAGCTGACATCAGAAATGTTAGAGGAAATCTGTGAAGTTCAGCTCAGCGAAAAGGACAGCACCAGACGACAAGAAGAAACCAGACTGCTAGGATTCTCCTTGAGACAGACCAAACCTCGCTTTCCTGTTCAAACACTGTCAAGATACCAAAGCCCAAAACAAATGATCAATTCCAAAAAACATGGACTTTGGGATAAAAACTCTTTGGACTTTATTAAGTTCAAATACAGaatcacaaaacataaatgtggatGTTGGCCTGTGAAGGCAGATGTTAACTTGTGAAACCTGCTCTGTTCAACTGTCACTACCAACTGTTATGACTATTGTTGAAAACTGTTGTAATGCTTCattgtatttacatgtaaatattagaaatgaacatttttatgtcatcaaaaattgttgcaataaaaagtgacatactATTAACACAtggctgatttttgttttattttgacaaattatttttgaaagctgCCAAACAGGCAACAAATTAACCAGatgttaatgaaataaataagaaaaacaacaaaaacaaccttgtTAGGTAGGTGGTACATGACATCCGGTTTACCAGTGAGACTGTTGAACAGGTCTGATGGTATTTGTAGTCCATCTTTCCTTTCATCAATGTCACATTGCAGCAAACCCATGAACACAAACCGCACTAGACACATCTGCTCATAACTGCCACTAAAGACGTGTCTTTGCTTCAGATCATCCAGAACTGGGActaacaacaaagcaaaattataacaaatgaaggaaaattTCAGCAGGAAAGACAAACAGTCTAGAATGGCATCATTGGTTTCCATAAAATTGATACTTTCTTTAATTTGCTCTTCACCTTGTGCcaagaactgaacattttacCCACATGAAAAACAGAACACTTGAACTGTCCTGGATGTTGACCACAGAAGTCACAAAACATGGAACATGgccaccttaaaaaaaaaaaaaaagatacagttGAAACAGATATTTATACACCAAGAGAAAGATACAAacatctctctctgtgtctgtatAGACAGATTCACATCCATCTATATGCCTGGTACGGCATGACCTCAGGTCATCTCCTCTctcgaccagagtcagagagcgttagggcagtggtcaagacgagatgagaggagtagagcttgtgagttttaggtctggttcacacggcacgatttaaggattgtcggacgattttccaaacttctgtgaccacagagccgataaaagtccaacaggttcgatcggttcgtgtgtccagccacacggcaggagcaacacaccaccaCACAAACCGATTCCAggagaaaatccagtaaaactcCCAACATATCAtacatgaatttagaataatcaaacacggatgacgatgtagaagcagcagtgttAGTTTGTGACCTCATTTTAAGGATAAAAgacataacaaaaagaaaaggcgtttgataaaagatggcaggagcagccgctctatttgctgcactataacttggaggtgagttatgtttttttgtagttaacatttttaactgaataaacttttccacatataataaaaatatataaaaatgacctttacatatagtaataaacatttccacatatcacctccgatgtccaccggactctcagttgccatgtcaactgtttttgattcccctccgttcttacgtcaccgcgctttctgattggctacctgtcacatttaACTGcctgcgttctcgctcccagtcagtGAAAACCCTACAGGCCGCTAAAATCAAGCTAAGACAATGTTAAATATGCCCGATTTTAGATCGGGCATATTCTCTGCTTCACGGCAGAGAGAAGTTTTCCAATTTGAAGGACCGAAACTGACATAGttaaaactgaataataaagACTAAAGACTACCTCTAAATTCTTCAAGTCTCACCTTGAACCAACTTGAGATAATTGTGTTTGAGACAATTATCtcaaacacatcaaaactggCCTTGGAATGCAACACCAAGTTAAAATGAGGCGTCTAACGAAggaatttattgatatttatggaCTACTTCTTAAAAGTTGGCCATGTTGCAGAAAGTCCAACAATTGCTATTATTGCTTAATTGCTATTAAGTAACTGTTACTTAATAGCAGCAATTGCTTAATAGCAAAACTTACTTAatatgcaatttatttatttttatatttaaatgtcaaatcTAATCCTCAGATAAAATTCTTCGATCAGAAGTTGCTGGAAACGACGTTTTCAGTGCTGAGTTAGTCAAATCAAAAGTTTCTGTACATTCCAGGTTTTTAGactgcttgatttttttttaaacagacagcAGCAAAGTCATTGCTGTAATAATCTatcataatgaaaaaaaaactgacccaAAATATCTTTTATGacaagaaactgttttttttccgtCAATTCGATATTTGAAGCAACAAGCTGCCAATAGTAACATTCATGCAGTAAATCAGAGATACATGCAAAGACTGATTAGGAcgcaaaataacaacaaaacagtgACTAATCAAGAACCAgattatcataaaaaaaacaacaaccctgtTAACTGTATGCATCATTGCTTTGTTAATACACTGTCTGGCAGCAGTGCTGtgccttttcatttttaataaatcatttctaaTTGCAATACGATTTCATCAAGCAGAGCTGCATCTGTAATGGGTTGAGTCTGTTTGAtaacacaaagcagaaacattttttccacaatgtatgtaaaacaaaaatcacaacaaaaaaactgttgtgtGAACAAGACTGCCATGAAGAGTAGAGTGGTCTGTGAATGTTAAA of Xiphophorus couchianus chromosome 4, X_couchianus-1.0, whole genome shotgun sequence contains these proteins:
- the LOC114142502 gene encoding uncharacterized protein LOC114142502, encoding MDPGQDKHQQGDHPEVSEDKGEESHRTSPPITVSSTTSSSEDKVGNKSTSSSSTSSSSTSRSSGSGTSSSSGSGTSSSSGSGTSRSSGSRTSRSSGSSTSRSSGSRTSSSSGSSTSSSSSSYSCTSSSSEDEVGNDCTTSSSPTVDRSYAVLELLEVLPPKFKYTWDIGMAQQPQEPILRLQDSRQIGTSQPYQVGLEEDAGHVMTGMNRKRTKASDAEEESPTKKTRHSVGEEDPVLSSPVTSPSQYMVHEDSVWSHPFLSPLCILAHEDLDWSSPEISPSQYIMHEEPFLSSTVLCPSPLDLILEDPILPPSVFSSSPIPYEEHLLLFPAISPPQRLGLEEEPGHVTSVTCRKRTKGSDAEEEPPGKKTRHSVAEEFPILSSPVIGPSQYILPEDPFLSPTVSTVFSPSPLEPIFEDLILPACVFSPSPTLAFEDPILSFPVLGLSPSAHGNDSSLSSPEDCIWVESEEDTEEEPIPSTAGIGPDGIRVRESFRQAWFRPHYDLSSDSD